Genomic segment of Arachis hypogaea cultivar Tifrunner chromosome 11, arahy.Tifrunner.gnm2.J5K5, whole genome shotgun sequence:
AGCTTAGTATATCTCATTGCATCTTGAGTTCGGAGAGAAGAGATGGCTGGGCAATCAGATCCTGAGCTTTCACTGTTTTCAGCAGAggaggtatttttaaaattttttggtcCTTTGCTCTGCTTCATTCTTTGACATTGTTCACAGATTATTAATACGTTATGATTTGGTCACCGTGCAGCTTGAGTTCATTGCTGAGGATGAGATTGTGGACATTGTGCCCAATCTCAAGATGGGTCCTCTTAATTTCATCTCTGTAAGCAATAACCAATAAATGGAACGTCTCAACACTAATTCCTTTTACACACAGTGCATTGTTATTTACTTAGTTTTTAATAACAATGGCAGGGAGATTTTGGCCCGTTCATCCCACAGATTGTTGCCCAAGTACCGCTTTGGCTGGCTGTTGCATTAAAAAAGAGGGGCAAGTGCTCCATTTGCCCTCCTCAATGGATGTCTGTTGGTGAGCTTCTCTTTTCACATCTCTATCCATTAAAAATAATacgtattattttttcttttacaaccTATAATTGAGAAACCAAAAATATAGAATAGATGAAGGAAATTTGAAGGATGTGTTTGAACTAATATTTTCGAACTTCCAACAATATTCTCTCCTTATTTTGCACTGTGGACATTGGGTGCAAGTTTTTCTTAAATACCATTTTGGGGTATAGCGGAATTAAGCTAAAGTTTATGAGCACCATATTACAAAGTGTGGGTGAAACAACTCAAACCTTATAAGCACCATGAGATACATACCATTTTAGGTACTTGATTAAGTTAGAGGCATTGACAGGTAATAATTAGGAACAGAGATCAAATGGCCATTGACACAATCCCTTAATTTGGTATAAGTTTAGAGATCATAGATAATTTGGTTACTCTATTTCTATGGAATTGAATTAGGAATTTAATAAGTTCTCTTAAAGTTATGTTGATTGTTAAATGATTCCTAATCTGATATTTAAGGGGGATTTCTTCCCTTCACATTGAGTCATTTGTACTGTTTGAGCAATATTCATGCCTCTTCTATATTTCTAGAGTGTAACTAGAAGGGTTAATGGAAGAGTGAATTTGAAATCAAAACTTTGTTGTCATTAATAGTAGAAAATCTCCTTTTTGATTTACCTTAGGAAAATTTTCTTTTTGCCTTTTTAGAGATATCGGAATAACGAAAAAGATCTACACatgattgtttatttatttggaaAAAGTATATGATAGGTACCAAGAAAGGTTCTATGGAAAGTTTTGGAAAAGAAGAGGGTAAGGATTGCATATATTTATGCAAGTAAGGATGTGTATGATGGGGTTACTACTAATgtaaagactcaaggtggtgtgatagaggaatttcctattggtGTAGGATTGCACCAAGGATCATTTCTAAGCCCATATCTCTTCACATTGGTTTTGGATGTGCTTAGTAAGCATATCCAGGAACCAATACCATGGTGTTTGCTTTTTGCCGATGACATCGTCCTTATAGGAGAAACAATGGAAGATTTAAATCAGAAGTTAGAGTTGTGGAGAGGAGCTTTGGAAGGATACGGTTTGAGCATAAGCCGCAGTAAGATGGTATATAGGATGTAAGTTTAGCAGGCGAGGAGGAAATAATAATATAGAAGTGAAAATTAGAGAAACCATTCTACTGCAAGTAAAatgttttaagtatcttggatgTATGATACAGGATAATAGAGAAATTGAGGAGGATGTAAAACATTGGATACAAGTGGGCTgatcaaaatggcggagtgcgtcTGGTtatatatgcgacaaaaaagtacctttaaaacttaaaaggaAAATTTTATCGCACTGCCATTAGACCGGCTATATTATATGAAATAGAGTGTTGGGCGGCAAAGGATGAGTATGAACATAAGTTAAGTGCGACAGAGATGAGAATGTTGAGATGAATGAATGGTTAGGCACGTATGGACAAAATAAGCAATGAAGATACAAGAGAGAAAGTTGGAGTAGTGCCTATTGtaaaaaagatggtagaatctcGTCTCAGGTCGTAAATTGCTTGCAATAGCTTGATATGAGTAATCACTTTACTAGACGGTTTAAAATGTAacaattttttccctttttattgtTGATGGTGATGTGTTCTATAGTTTTGTACAATATTACTGCTCTCGTCTTGATCTATTGCTAGTTTAAAGGTTCTTGGTTTATGGTTTACATTGAAGTGAAATTAACAAATATACAAGGCCTAATATTATTccaattcctttttctttttctgtaacTAGAGAAGTTGACTCAAGTTTTGGAAGCTGAGCGAAACTCGCAAGAGATGTCAGAGCAACTGCCATTTCACTATGTAGAAATTTCTAGACTTCTGTTTGACCAGTAAGTCCAGAGTTTAAGAGACATTGCTCTTCTCATAAGAAAAAGAGACATTATTCTGTTGTATACCATTTTTCTCTTAAAGCTTGTTTGGAAACCATTTAACATGAAAAAAGAATTCTATTTCCTTTAAGAAAAGAATTCATTTCTATTTGAAACTCAATTCCATGATTTTGAATGACTATAATATATTAtagaatagaattcaagttagaaGAGTGTGTGAGTGGATTTGGAAATCAGATCCCTTTTGGTCTGATTgacaaatgaaagaaaaatgagaattgAAATTctcaaaagaattcaaatcattcatttttagttccaaaacaagaaaaagaatttaaCTCTTGAGTGAATTCTTATTCCTAGCATTCCAAACAAACTATTACTACATTGACTaacatcttttcaaattttagtgCAAATGATGACATTTCGGATGCATATATGGTGAGTATAAAAATGGTCCTCTCCCTTGTGGAAATATaccctggttttttttttttcggatgCTTTACCTTATTATTTTCTATACAGGTGAGATCTCTAATTGAGGACATCAGAGATGTACGATTTCATAAGGTTGAAACTGACCTGGAGGCATTCAATGGTCGCACAATTGCTGTTaaggtaaatattttttatttcctttttgcaTTGGGTAAATTTGATTCACTGATAGTTGTTTACAATACCAGTGTTCCTGCCATATGTAATCAAGTGGTTCTTTCTTGTTGATTACATATAGGATTTTGTACTAAATTAAAGTTCTGTTTTAATAATTTCTTTCATGAAAGTAGAGTTctgttcacaagaaaaaaaaattacaaagaatAATCTTGGCAAATAAATTTTGAGGGCCTCGAATGCGTAGGCAAGTTGCCAAAGTATATAGATATAAAATTTCCGATACCCAAACTAAACTCTTTTGTCGACATATTTCAATAAACTTAAATCTTGGTCATCTTGGAAAATGATATGTACATGACCATTATCTATAACAGATCAAGTTTTTGCGTGGTTATTTTGGTCTCATCACACTTTTTCCACTCCTAGATTGTTTTTGAATAAAGTTGCCTCCCTTGAATTTTAGATTACAAAAGCTGGGAGATAAAGAATCTTAAATTTTCTTGTGCTGTGTCTATTCCATAGTATTCATACTAATAGTCTAATATGCTTAGAAACCAACTGCAAGCATACAAGCAAGACAATTTGTTGCCTTCTAGTAGAGCCGTTTAATTGACTCTGCAGGTAAAAGATAATGATATAGTAGAATATAGAGAGAATGGGTTCTCACTTTCCTACACTTAAATTACAATTGTTGCATTGAGAATTGCATGCATTCCTACACTTGTTTGTTCTCATACTGAGTTAAATCCCAAAGTAGTCTTTGAGATTCACCGCATGCACTAAAATAGTCTCCGAGATTCCAATTGCGCCAATTATATCCCTGAGATCGATAAAAGTGTGCCACGTTAGTCTCTAATGGCGTGATGAGTCAGTTGATGGAAAAGGGCTGAAGGACTAACATGGTGCACTTTTGCTAATCTTAGAAACATAAATTGGAGCGATTAGGATCTCGAGGACTATTTTATAGTGCACACAACCAATCTAAGCAGGGGCGGAGCCTCTCATGTCTCAAGGGGGCCAATGGGCAATGGCCCCCCctaaacttcaattttttttataaactgtGTAAATTTTGGTTTAGCCCtccttaaaatttttatttttatctctttatattcgaaaattaAACTTTGGCTCCTCCCAAAATTTTATGCTAGCTCCGCCCCTAAATCTAAGGGACTATTTTGGACGTTGACCTCTCATAATAGGTCTTTTTATTTCTTGCTGGCAATGAACAACATAATTCTTCATATATTGTAGATAAAAAATTTGTCTGCCATGGAAGTGAATATCGTTCGCCCATTCATCGGAAGAGCTTTACAGGCATTCTATAAGCACGATAGTCCGGAGTTGATACCGGATCCGGAGAGAGTTCCTGATAGGCGACCACAAGTAGTCCAAAATGCCCCAAGGGTATGTTTGTTATCTCTGTACTTAGCAATGTACATTTTCATTACATGATAAGTCCTGTAATGCTGTAGATACCTTTTAATTCCATTTTTTAAATCATTGATGAAAATTCAACATGACAAAAGCAGAAAAATACGTTTTGGACTTTCATATGCATCGATGGGTTTTAATGCTACTGATATTTGCTTTTGCAGAGGCAACTGCGAAGATAAAGTACTTACAGCTGGATCTGTGCTGCTGAATTCTTTGTACTAGGATAGCTTGCGAGTTGAGACCTGAGTTCTCAATAATCAGGAAGATACGACGTTTCCTTATTTCTCATAAATTTCACACGTTGCATGTAGTTTTGTGCAGTTAGCTAGCACGATAATCACCTTAACCCATGCTATGCATTTATGAATTTCCTATCATGTTGATGGAATTATGGGACATGGGTTGTCTGAAAGATCACCCCGACGTGGATTTTTCAACACTCTCTAGATGGGGTGATAACCTCCAGGAAATCATATGGACAAACCATTTTTCTATGGCgaacaaaaatataaaaccaaCTTGTACGTAAAGAAAGAGAAGCAAGCAACACTTTGCcccataaaattactaaaaaaaattggatgaagaacaatttctaaaaaaaattactaaatttataaaaaacgtgtaatgatatttttttgattttttttttttatcaaaagaaaCAATTTTAACTATTCACTATGACATTACCCTAATGTAATAGATAATAACAAATAGATAGATAACAGTTGTTTATAATGTAAGAAGAACCGGTAAAATATTTACACCAAAACCTTATTACAAGAAAAAATTCCATAATAAAAAAGTcaacaaaaaatagaattatgTTAAAGGaccattaaatttattattttgagctattaattagttattaatatttaaagtatGAGATAAAGTATGttgttgaattattaaattaaaaaattaaattaatgactaAATGATGACTCAAAAGTCAAAACAATAACATTCTAATGACCTTAGTATCTCTCAATATCTCATAGTAAGAATTAAGAAACAAGGATACCCGAGAACTATAATTCTAAAAACCGGATCAAACCGATTAATTAGACTAGTCCAATAAAAAATGGAAGCATTTGCGGTTCGGTTCTTAAAAAAAAACACCATTTCAAAAATAACTGATAAATCGGCTGGTCGGATCAAACTGAAATCTGGCTGGTTTGTATAAAACGACACTTgaattaaagttaaaataacaaaaagagtAATACTCCAAATAGGTCCCCAAGGAATTTACGGTCGGACATATTTGTTCCcaacaaaatttaactaaaattttgacCCTAACGTTTTTAGTTATACACCAGATACGTCCCATGATAGTTTGACCCAGTCAAGACGTCCTACGTGGAGGTTAATGGGCCGACGTGTCAGGTTAACTGTCACGTGTC
This window contains:
- the LOC112719924 gene encoding DNA replication complex GINS protein PSF2; this encodes MAGQSDPELSLFSAEELEFIAEDEIVDIVPNLKMGPLNFISGDFGPFIPQIVAQVPLWLAVALKKRGKCSICPPQWMSVEKLTQVLEAERNSQEMSEQLPFHYVEISRLLFDHANDDISDAYMVRSLIEDIRDVRFHKVETDLEAFNGRTIAVKIKNLSAMEVNIVRPFIGRALQAFYKHDSPELIPDPERVPDRRPQVVQNAPRRQLRR